A section of the Leptospira noumeaensis genome encodes:
- the secF gene encoding protein translocase subunit SecF, with amino-acid sequence MYNINFTKYKYFTLSFSLFLIVAGFVVTFVKYGGFAHSLDFNGGLRTVVELPADKTRSDLEGYFQSKNIEAVVILLEKDKNIYQLDIGLGSLDTIESLYKEIPEVNRESSTSAIDRFVQLLRYEYKLPKEKVLSADQVGAVVGGELTEVGITLLLTTLAIILLYLSIRSQFKFALASAIALVHDILMTLALIGFLQIKPSVPIIAALLTLLGYSINDKIVVFDRIRENSHGKDNLAFSNIINVSISQTLGRTINTSFTTMISVVAIIVGGAVELYDFAFILLFGVLVGTYSSIYIAAPISEIYDLIRKKRFV; translated from the coding sequence ATGTATAATATCAACTTTACAAAGTATAAATACTTTACTCTTAGCTTTTCACTTTTCCTGATTGTTGCTGGATTCGTTGTTACTTTCGTTAAGTATGGTGGGTTTGCTCACTCTCTTGATTTTAATGGTGGACTTAGAACAGTCGTAGAACTACCAGCAGACAAAACTCGTAGCGATCTCGAAGGATACTTCCAATCCAAAAATATTGAAGCCGTTGTCATCCTTTTGGAAAAAGATAAAAACATCTACCAATTGGACATTGGACTTGGTTCACTCGATACGATTGAGTCTTTATACAAAGAAATTCCTGAGGTAAACCGGGAATCTTCTACATCGGCAATTGATCGTTTTGTTCAACTTTTAAGATATGAATACAAACTACCCAAAGAAAAGGTTCTTTCTGCTGACCAAGTGGGCGCGGTAGTTGGTGGTGAGTTAACGGAAGTGGGGATTACACTCCTACTCACAACCCTTGCTATCATTCTTTTGTATTTGAGCATTCGTTCACAGTTCAAGTTTGCATTGGCATCCGCTATTGCACTGGTTCATGATATTCTGATGACACTGGCTCTGATTGGATTTTTACAAATCAAACCAAGTGTTCCCATCATTGCAGCACTTCTCACACTTCTTGGTTATTCCATTAACGATAAAATCGTGGTATTTGATAGAATCAGAGAAAATTCGCATGGAAAAGACAATTTGGCTTTTTCCAATATCATCAATGTTTCCATCAGCCAAACATTAGGTAGAACGATCAATACGTCCTTTACAACGATGATTTCCGTAGTTGCCATCATTGTAGGTGGAGCAGTGGAATTGTATGATTTTGCCTTTATTCTTCTTTTTGGGGTTCTTGTAGGAACTTATTCTTCTATTTACATCGCAGCTCCCATTTCTGAGATCTACGATTTAATCAGGAAAAAAAGATTCGTTTAA
- the secD gene encoding protein translocase subunit SecD, with protein MQSYRLLILPFLILAVSFTILYPNFADRDLKIVVREDVYALPEAEQKILVNALFERWAKDYGKTSGWTIEPTGTLPPKENPFYTVKGRFITSAKINQISQENQSLVSESKNKLEPTWIENAIRGGKSLSIKLGLDLQGGMRVVLKGDFDDYTSKLKDLYAKELNELNVTLKNPTAKQEEKDKAKSRLAEIESSFDLSPMRKIVELEKAKMIIDNRLTTQNLTEPQVRIQKEQDAIEVSLPGVSNSAAILEILQNTETVEYRLEEPNPFVFKGQIADNERRTMDLGKREDTDIFLFQELVKNKAGKKAQDEFLEGLEKKYNIPKDYKVYAMWARGNSAKSALLPRSFVVLERKIALSGNDMTNAQPSYNSNSYGWMVSFTLTPNGAEKFFDLTSENRGRNLAIVWGDKVISNPIINDPIAGGRAEISGSFSEQEAIRLANVISEGALPIPLSVLEMRFIGPTLGIESIEVGVKAVAIGFFLVMIYMIFYYRLGGFIADISLLVNIIILAALLTLMDFTLTLPGIAGIILTAGMAVDANVIIYERIREEIEEGRALSIAVTRGFENAFWTIMDANVTTLIAGILMIRLGNGPIKGFAITLCWGIVTTLFTSLFLSRLFMELTVNRLGVHHLNLRPFFFGKKETTNV; from the coding sequence TTGCAATCGTATCGACTATTGATTCTCCCTTTTTTGATTTTGGCGGTTTCCTTTACAATTTTGTATCCGAACTTTGCTGATCGCGATTTAAAGATCGTTGTGAGAGAGGATGTGTATGCACTTCCTGAGGCCGAACAAAAGATTCTTGTGAACGCACTCTTTGAACGTTGGGCAAAAGATTATGGTAAAACTTCTGGTTGGACCATTGAACCTACAGGAACTCTACCACCCAAAGAAAATCCGTTTTATACTGTAAAAGGAAGATTTATCACTTCCGCAAAGATCAACCAAATCTCTCAGGAGAATCAATCTTTAGTCAGTGAATCTAAAAACAAATTAGAACCAACTTGGATTGAAAATGCCATTCGTGGTGGTAAATCATTATCCATCAAACTTGGGCTCGACTTACAAGGTGGTATGCGAGTGGTTCTGAAAGGGGACTTTGATGATTATACCTCTAAACTCAAAGACCTTTATGCTAAGGAACTCAATGAGTTGAATGTAACTCTGAAAAATCCTACAGCAAAACAAGAAGAAAAAGACAAGGCAAAATCCAGGCTCGCAGAAATCGAATCTAGTTTTGATCTTTCTCCCATGCGTAAAATTGTAGAGTTAGAAAAAGCAAAGATGATTATCGACAATCGTCTGACTACGCAAAACCTAACAGAACCACAGGTTCGTATCCAAAAAGAACAAGATGCAATTGAAGTTTCTCTTCCTGGGGTATCCAATTCCGCAGCCATCTTAGAAATTTTACAAAACACGGAAACAGTGGAATACCGTTTGGAAGAACCAAATCCATTTGTTTTCAAAGGTCAAATCGCTGACAATGAACGTCGTACGATGGATTTGGGCAAACGAGAAGATACCGATATTTTTCTATTCCAAGAATTGGTAAAAAACAAAGCAGGGAAAAAAGCCCAAGACGAGTTTTTAGAAGGATTAGAAAAAAAATACAATATCCCGAAAGACTACAAAGTTTATGCTATGTGGGCTCGCGGAAATTCAGCAAAGTCAGCCCTCCTTCCACGGAGTTTTGTGGTTTTGGAACGTAAAATTGCCCTTTCTGGGAATGACATGACCAATGCACAACCATCATATAATTCCAATTCCTATGGATGGATGGTTAGTTTTACACTCACTCCCAATGGTGCTGAGAAATTTTTTGATCTAACTTCTGAAAACCGGGGACGTAATTTAGCAATTGTTTGGGGAGATAAAGTCATCTCCAATCCAATTATCAATGACCCAATTGCTGGTGGCCGTGCGGAGATTTCGGGAAGTTTTTCTGAACAAGAAGCCATTCGACTCGCAAACGTTATTTCTGAAGGAGCACTTCCAATTCCGCTATCTGTATTGGAAATGCGTTTCATTGGACCTACACTCGGAATTGAGTCTATTGAAGTGGGTGTCAAAGCCGTGGCCATTGGATTTTTTCTAGTAATGATATATATGATCTTCTATTACAGGTTAGGTGGCTTTATTGCTGATATCTCACTCCTTGTGAATATCATTATTTTGGCCGCATTACTTACCTTAATGGATTTTACTCTAACACTTCCAGGGATTGCCGGTATCATTTTGACTGCGGGTATGGCAGTGGATGCGAACGTAATCATATATGAAAGGATACGTGAGGAAATCGAAGAGGGAAGGGCACTTTCGATTGCCGTCACTCGTGGTTTCGAAAATGCATTTTGGACCATTATGGATGCAAACGTAACAACTCTCATTGCCGGGATTTTGATGATTCGTCTTGGAAATGGACCAATCAAAGGTTTTGCGATCACACTTTGTTGGGGTATTGTGACTACACTTTTTACCTCCCTTTTCCTATCTCGATTGTTTATGGAACTGACAGTGAACCGATTAGGGGTTCATCACTTAAATTTAAGACCTTTCTTCTTTGGGAAAAAGGAGACTACAAATGTATAA
- a CDS encoding SRP-less Sec system protein, whose translation MKRIFLITLLVFFSVSLFAEEGLDFLDKVNDKPKSTTSKPKEDSTQVTTKKQTNVVNAATTGTGKKKKSKKKSKQNQLSLETLPQNTNLVPNTNVNTVTEKSVPSLEKQPLVPEEEEVVNNGMWMDSTTSVEPTGLPGFSADLKIGKVETSQTETNPSANKETGKSLFNFSDFFAKYKKAMMILGIIILFAFYRLRSARPGSSSRSYRR comes from the coding sequence ATGAAGCGTATCTTCTTAATTACCCTACTAGTCTTTTTTTCGGTATCCCTCTTTGCAGAAGAGGGTTTGGATTTTTTAGATAAGGTAAATGATAAACCCAAATCGACTACTTCCAAACCAAAAGAAGACTCAACTCAGGTCACAACAAAAAAACAAACTAACGTTGTGAATGCGGCGACAACTGGTACGGGGAAAAAGAAGAAATCTAAAAAGAAATCCAAACAAAACCAACTCAGTTTAGAAACTCTTCCTCAAAACACCAATTTGGTTCCAAATACGAATGTTAACACGGTTACCGAAAAATCGGTTCCTAGTTTAGAAAAACAACCTTTGGTTCCTGAGGAAGAAGAAGTTGTGAACAATGGAATGTGGATGGATTCAACAACTTCTGTGGAACCAACTGGCCTCCCTGGATTTTCTGCTGATTTAAAAATCGGTAAAGTGGAAACTTCCCAAACGGAAACAAATCCATCTGCAAATAAAGAAACGGGAAAATCTCTTTTTAATTTTTCTGATTTTTTTGCTAAATATAAAAAAGCAATGATGATCCTTGGGATTATCATTCTATTTGCTTTTTACAGACTTAGATCCGCTCGCCCGGGATCTAGTAGTCGTTCTTATAGAAGATAA
- the yajC gene encoding preprotein translocase subunit YajC, producing MLNFNFLTPEILILAQEEGAKSSLQSLIIIPIMLVAMYFLVILPNKKEEKKRKEMITNLQKGDNVVTNSGLHGKIVEFKDNNETVVLSVAANTNVTFETSAILKKKA from the coding sequence ATGCTCAATTTTAATTTTTTAACACCAGAAATCCTAATCCTTGCCCAAGAAGAGGGTGCAAAGTCCTCACTACAGTCACTCATCATCATTCCGATCATGTTAGTTGCTATGTATTTTCTTGTGATCCTTCCAAACAAAAAAGAAGAGAAAAAACGCAAAGAAATGATCACTAACCTTCAAAAAGGTGATAACGTTGTGACTAACAGTGGCCTACATGGAAAAATCGTAGAGTTCAAAGACAATAACGAAACAGTTGTTCTCAGTGTTGCAGCGAACACAAACGTAACTTTTGAAACAAGCGCAATTCTAAAGAAGAAAGCTTAA
- the trpD gene encoding anthranilate phosphoribosyltransferase, translated as MTAPTVKEILGQVVSGHHLVEDHAELFLSEVMDGKVPEPVLASFLTAMKMKGETTDELYGFVRAMRSHAIKPSQKFEFDFLDTCGTGGDGKGTLNVSTLSALTLASLGFKVAKHGNRSVSSLSGSSDILSGLGYKLDRSTAESESEFIRTGFVFLFAPAWHPAMKYAGPVRTALGFRTFFNLIGPLSNPFSPSHQLVGVYDKSLCLPIAEILGRLGSKRAIVCHSRDGLDEFSIFEGTDYAYFDGKETKELTFDPKELGLNSKELDRNTVFSSSKEGAESLFRAVLDPSESTGGTSMVALNAGVAMFLLGATTDIRTGYETAKAAILEKKVLRFVRETLNLR; from the coding sequence ATGACCGCGCCAACAGTTAAAGAAATACTCGGGCAAGTTGTTTCTGGACACCATCTCGTGGAAGACCATGCCGAACTTTTTTTAAGTGAGGTGATGGATGGGAAAGTTCCAGAACCAGTCCTTGCATCTTTTCTCACTGCCATGAAAATGAAAGGAGAAACTACGGACGAATTGTACGGATTTGTTCGGGCCATGCGTAGCCATGCCATCAAACCTTCGCAAAAGTTTGAATTTGATTTTTTAGATACTTGTGGGACAGGGGGAGATGGAAAAGGAACTTTGAATGTTTCCACTCTTTCGGCTCTCACTTTGGCAAGCCTTGGATTCAAAGTTGCTAAACACGGAAATCGTTCTGTCTCTTCCCTTTCCGGAAGTTCTGATATTTTATCCGGACTTGGATACAAACTCGACCGATCGACAGCGGAATCAGAATCCGAATTCATCCGCACAGGGTTTGTGTTTTTGTTTGCCCCAGCTTGGCACCCAGCGATGAAATACGCAGGGCCTGTTCGCACGGCCCTTGGATTTCGCACTTTTTTCAATTTGATTGGACCTCTTTCCAACCCATTTTCCCCCTCACACCAACTTGTAGGTGTTTATGATAAATCTCTTTGTTTGCCTATTGCCGAAATTTTAGGAAGGCTTGGCTCCAAACGGGCGATTGTCTGTCATTCGCGGGATGGACTGGATGAATTTTCTATTTTTGAGGGGACAGATTACGCCTATTTCGATGGAAAAGAGACAAAAGAACTGACTTTTGACCCAAAGGAACTCGGCTTAAATTCCAAGGAATTGGACAGAAATACAGTGTTCTCTTCATCCAAAGAAGGGGCGGAATCCCTTTTTCGGGCAGTTCTGGATCCCAGTGAATCCACGGGTGGCACTTCTATGGTGGCTCTCAATGCGGGGGTGGCTATGTTTTTACTCGGTGCCACAACGGATATACGAACAGGATACGAAACTGCAAAAGCAGCCATCCTCGAGAAAAAAGTTCTCCGATTCGTTCGTGAAACATTGAATTTAAGATAA
- the pgsA gene encoding CDP-diacylglycerol--glycerol-3-phosphate 3-phosphatidyltransferase, with the protein MNSICRGLGWFKLEDWKTIANIPNLLTVLRVLALPFFIFALFQKEWEYQIFAFVLFALASLTDLVDGYLARKWNQQTEFGKFLDPLADKFLVIGCFVTFLFIHEPIEVWMVVLIIARDMLITFLRYIAVRSGKSLRTTMMGKVKTAFQMGAILMILVVFMLISGKRRAMINETYAMGKLAGYSTYEVAAQHANEFCKLVKTTESLSFKDFFDSIASFVPYFGMLFTTFITVISGLRYIVTNYQLLTFSNLKRIFYDRANS; encoded by the coding sequence ATGAACTCGATATGTCGGGGACTTGGGTGGTTTAAGTTGGAAGATTGGAAAACCATTGCCAATATTCCGAATTTGCTTACCGTACTTCGGGTTCTCGCACTTCCTTTTTTTATCTTTGCCCTTTTCCAAAAGGAATGGGAATACCAAATTTTTGCCTTTGTTCTTTTTGCACTCGCATCACTCACGGATCTTGTGGATGGATACTTAGCACGTAAATGGAACCAACAAACAGAGTTTGGAAAGTTTCTCGATCCACTCGCGGATAAATTTTTAGTCATTGGATGTTTTGTTACTTTTTTATTCATCCACGAACCCATTGAGGTTTGGATGGTCGTGCTTATCATTGCGCGAGATATGCTCATTACTTTTTTACGTTACATTGCGGTTCGTTCAGGCAAAAGCCTTCGTACCACCATGATGGGAAAAGTAAAAACAGCTTTCCAAATGGGGGCCATTCTTATGATCCTTGTTGTGTTTATGCTGATCTCTGGAAAAAGAAGAGCCATGATCAATGAAACTTATGCGATGGGGAAACTAGCAGGTTATTCCACCTATGAAGTCGCAGCACAACATGCAAATGAGTTTTGTAAATTAGTCAAAACAACAGAGAGTTTAAGTTTTAAAGATTTTTTTGATTCCATTGCATCTTTTGTTCCTTATTTTGGAATGTTATTCACAACTTTCATTACTGTTATTTCTGGTCTTCGTTATATTGTGACCAATTATCAGTTGTTAACTTTTTCCAACCTAAAAAGGATTTTTTATGACCGCGCCAACAGTTAA
- a CDS encoding MiaB/RimO family radical SAM methylthiotransferase, which translates to MPKLKETTEETPKSFFITTLGCPKNTVDSMAMHQSLLKEGLLPAAGPEASDFHLVNTCTFIQDATKETIQTILDSIDIKKKNKQKLVVVGCFAERAGKEISDDLPEVDLHFGTGKYDKAGEILRKSFPLDFKDLSEFNEDLLERLVTSKGIENYSKPYSYVKISDGCNRGCHFCIIPNLRGKYRDTESSDVLTQTKLAVKAGAKEICLVSQDTVFYGKDTDKLLDLVRSVADVDGLELLRLLYLYPDKKTEKLLDLYGEIPKIAPYLESPLQHVSKSVLKSMNRTGEYSYFKSLFQKARGIRPDLEIRTSFILGFPGETMEDVEEIIRFVEDVKPEKVNLFPYSPQDGTKGATMDGQLKDKEIARRVNLVRDAYLGTLKSIHQNRIGKLYPAVVDEVLEKGAIVRRFQDAPEIDEVVYVEEEGLKVGQFGQVRVDSFYELDMSGTWVV; encoded by the coding sequence ATGCCGAAACTAAAAGAAACAACGGAAGAAACACCGAAGTCGTTTTTTATCACGACTCTCGGTTGTCCTAAAAATACTGTAGATTCTATGGCTATGCACCAGTCGCTTTTGAAAGAAGGTCTCCTTCCTGCGGCTGGCCCCGAAGCAAGTGACTTCCACTTAGTCAACACTTGTACCTTCATCCAAGATGCTACGAAGGAAACCATCCAAACGATTTTGGATTCCATTGACATCAAAAAGAAAAATAAACAAAAGTTAGTGGTTGTCGGTTGTTTTGCGGAACGTGCCGGAAAGGAAATCTCGGATGACCTTCCCGAAGTGGATCTTCATTTTGGAACTGGAAAATATGACAAAGCAGGGGAGATCCTTCGCAAAAGTTTTCCTCTAGATTTTAAAGATCTTTCTGAATTCAATGAAGACCTTCTCGAAAGACTAGTAACCAGTAAAGGAATCGAAAACTATTCCAAACCATACTCTTATGTAAAAATTTCTGATGGTTGCAACAGAGGTTGTCACTTTTGTATCATTCCAAATTTACGTGGGAAGTATCGTGATACGGAAAGTTCTGATGTGTTAACACAAACGAAACTGGCTGTAAAGGCGGGTGCCAAAGAGATCTGCCTAGTTTCCCAAGATACCGTGTTTTATGGAAAGGATACAGACAAACTTTTGGATTTGGTTCGTTCTGTGGCAGATGTGGATGGTCTGGAACTTTTGCGCCTTCTCTATTTGTATCCAGATAAAAAAACAGAAAAGTTACTCGATCTTTATGGAGAAATTCCTAAGATTGCCCCGTATTTGGAAAGCCCTTTGCAACATGTCTCCAAATCAGTTTTAAAATCCATGAACCGCACAGGCGAATATTCTTACTTCAAATCACTTTTCCAAAAAGCGAGGGGTATCAGACCCGATTTAGAAATTCGTACTTCCTTTATTTTGGGTTTCCCTGGGGAAACGATGGAAGACGTAGAAGAAATCATTCGGTTTGTGGAAGATGTAAAACCTGAAAAGGTAAATCTATTTCCTTATTCCCCACAAGACGGAACGAAAGGTGCAACGATGGATGGGCAACTTAAAGACAAAGAGATTGCTCGTCGTGTGAATCTTGTGCGGGATGCCTATCTCGGCACTTTAAAATCCATCCACCAAAACCGAATTGGAAAATTGTATCCTGCGGTTGTGGATGAGGTTTTGGAAAAAGGTGCCATCGTCCGTCGTTTCCAAGATGCACCAGAAATTGATGAAGTGGTTTATGTAGAAGAAGAAGGTTTGAAGGTCGGCCAGTTTGGTCAGGTCAGAGTGGATTCTTTTTATGAACTCGATATGTCGGGGACTTGGGTGGTTTAA
- a CDS encoding helix-turn-helix domain-containing protein → MNTKRVGQILREAREDKKLSVKDVAKETNIAAKYIIALETEDYSQFPAETFALGFLKNYASYLKLDAAMLLNLYRGEQIEESQAPLEELTRPTTTPLNLDRNKIISLVSIFLFVISAYIIYISFEDSGSGSMDEETTEVGSSTVETVASSDIPSGINFVSQSVPENASVPFILTEDRGVSFSVNNQQCKMFIKGVSNGKANLGFNIFPEKNVYFFQTAEGEETILSYRIEELSSLRRDIRVVTQAVTEKSAKVLVTLKEEREGTAVKSPVGDVPIQVTLFFSKPSYVEFVLDGQMGERGLVSAGEVKHLEARDRLEIKVGDGGAVEMVQNGKERSVLGKPGKLVKKIFIRKPNPYDSTQSIIGELGE, encoded by the coding sequence TTGAACACAAAACGAGTCGGTCAAATACTACGAGAAGCTAGAGAAGATAAAAAACTTTCAGTGAAAGATGTTGCGAAAGAAACAAACATCGCAGCCAAATACATCATTGCTTTAGAAACAGAAGACTATTCCCAATTTCCTGCAGAAACCTTTGCTCTTGGGTTTTTGAAAAACTATGCTAGTTATTTGAAGTTAGATGCCGCAATGCTTCTGAATCTTTACCGCGGGGAACAGATTGAAGAATCCCAAGCACCTTTGGAAGAACTCACGAGACCGACGACAACTCCCCTCAACTTAGATCGAAATAAAATCATAAGCCTTGTTTCTATATTTCTTTTTGTGATCTCTGCTTATATCATTTATATTAGTTTTGAAGATTCAGGATCTGGATCTATGGATGAGGAAACCACGGAGGTTGGTTCTTCCACTGTAGAAACTGTGGCAAGTTCAGACATTCCTTCTGGAATCAATTTCGTTTCTCAAAGTGTTCCAGAAAATGCCAGCGTTCCTTTTATTTTAACAGAAGACCGTGGTGTGAGTTTCAGTGTGAACAACCAACAATGTAAGATGTTCATAAAAGGTGTTTCCAACGGAAAAGCAAACCTTGGATTCAATATCTTCCCTGAAAAGAATGTATATTTTTTCCAAACCGCAGAAGGGGAAGAAACTATCCTTTCGTATCGCATTGAAGAATTATCTTCTCTTCGTCGGGACATCCGTGTGGTCACTCAAGCAGTTACTGAAAAATCTGCCAAAGTTCTTGTGACTCTCAAAGAAGAAAGAGAAGGTACGGCGGTCAAATCTCCAGTGGGAGATGTTCCCATCCAAGTCACACTCTTTTTCTCTAAACCAAGTTACGTTGAATTCGTGTTAGATGGTCAAATGGGAGAAAGGGGACTTGTTTCTGCTGGCGAAGTCAAACACTTAGAAGCTCGGGATCGCCTTGAAATCAAAGTGGGTGACGGTGGTGCCGTGGAAATGGTTCAAAATGGTAAGGAACGTTCTGTTCTTGGAAAACCAGGAAAACTCGTCAAAAAAATCTTCATTCGTAAACCAAATCCTTATGATTCGACTCAGTCCATCATTGGAGAGTTAGGCGAGTAA
- a CDS encoding LolA family protein, translating to MKVWIGSLLLVLGVSLGAQTSPAHNWHSPSEVVKKIKKNFSDINSYSADFLIKTEDNKKEKQMRGKCFYKRPGKIRYNFAEPEGDEIVSDGKTLHIFIKRLGAVGKQDLTLDRKNTSGPIFTTNSPDGLNRLFRKYHYKFDTIEQPRSVGDTAKYFVLDLDQREKIGGFEKMKLFVDSESYLIKKAVATDGRGKVTTISFSNINFSEEIQDGVFNFHMSGNAKIVNNPLVSEN from the coding sequence ATGAAAGTATGGATCGGATCTTTGTTACTTGTCTTGGGTGTTTCTCTTGGTGCCCAAACAAGTCCGGCTCACAATTGGCACTCACCATCCGAAGTGGTGAAAAAGATAAAGAAGAACTTTAGTGATATCAATTCCTATTCGGCTGATTTTCTCATCAAAACAGAAGACAACAAAAAGGAAAAACAGATGCGCGGGAAATGTTTCTACAAACGTCCCGGAAAAATTAGATATAACTTTGCTGAACCGGAAGGGGACGAAATTGTATCCGATGGAAAAACGCTTCATATCTTCATCAAGAGGTTAGGTGCTGTGGGAAAACAGGATTTAACTCTCGATCGTAAAAATACCTCTGGCCCTATCTTTACAACAAACAGTCCCGATGGCCTGAACCGCCTCTTTCGTAAATACCATTATAAATTTGATACCATCGAACAACCGCGTTCGGTGGGTGATACAGCCAAATACTTTGTGTTAGATCTTGACCAAAGAGAAAAAATTGGTGGGTTCGAGAAGATGAAACTTTTTGTGGATTCCGAATCCTACTTAATTAAAAAAGCAGTGGCTACCGATGGACGCGGGAAAGTAACCACCATCTCATTTTCCAATATTAATTTTTCTGAAGAAATCCAAGACGGAGTTTTCAATTTTCATATGAGCGGAAACGCGAAGATTGTGAACAACCCACTTGTCTCCGAGAACTAA